The genomic stretch GAACAGCGCGAGATTAATAATCCAAAATCGACGCATCATTCGGACTCATATAACGCGGTTTTCTTGCCATGACATGATGAGTGCTGATCACCCGCTCCATAAATGCTCCTTCGCAATAGCAAAGGTAGAATTGCCATAAACGTTTGAATTCTTGCTTATAACCGAGTTGCTCCAATTCACTCCAACTTGATTGAAAGGCTTGGTTCCAGTCGTTAAGCGTTCTGGCGTAATGCAAGCCAATATCTTGAATTTCGTCCACCACCATATCGGTACTGGTGGCGATGTGTTTGCTCATTTCGGCAATCGAAGGGAGGCAACCACCCGGGAAAATATACTTTTGAATAAAATCGACATTTTGACGGTACTGATGATAACGACTATCGGCAATGGTGATCGACTGCAATAGCATTTTGCCGCTGGGTTTTAGCAGTTGTGAGCATTGAGTAAAGAAAGTCGGTAAGTATTCATGTCCCACCGCTTCAATCATTTCAATCGATACTAGCTTGTCATATTGACCTTCCAATAAGCGATAATCTTGTTTGAGTAACGTGATCTTATCTTCTAAACCCCATTGTTTGACTTGCTGTTGCGCATAATCAAATTGCGCATCGGATATGGTGGTCGTGGTGACATGGCAACCGATATGTTGCGCCATATAAATCGCTAACCCGCCCCAACCCGTACCAATTTCAATCACGCTATCCGTCGGTTGCAGTTCAAGTCGCTGACAAATTAGCTGCATTTTATATTGCTGCGCGGCGGCTAAATCGGCGGTCTCTTGGCTGTATATCGCCGATGAATACAGCATGGATGGATCGAGGAAGCGTTGGTATAACTCATTACCGATATCGTAATGGGCAAGAATGTTGCGCTTCGATCCGGTCTCGCTGTTGAGGTTTTGACGGCGTAGCCACCAGTTTTTAATACTGCTTATCCAGCGGGTTTTACTTTCAATTTGATCGAGTTGAGTTTGGTTACGCGCCATTATTTGAATAAGCGCGGTGAGGTTGGGAGAGCTCCATTTAGCGTCAATGTAAGCTTCAGCCGCGCCAATGCTGCCGTTAAATATCATGTCTTTGAAAAAGCTGCTGTCATGGATAGTAATTTGACCTTTAAGCGGCGCATTATCCTCACCAAAAATACGGCGATGCTTGCCTTCTACTATAGTCAGTTGACTATCGGTTAAATGAGTTAAGATCGAAAAGATCAGTTGACGATACTGTTGATGATCTTGGTTTGATAAACTTGCGCTTAACGATCCTGATCGTAATGAGGCTTCAGAATTGAGTGCATTACTTTGCTTTGCTAAATGATCCATTTTAACCTCGACTCTTGATAACGGTTTCTTGTTTTACTGCTCTTTTT from Vibrio algicola encodes the following:
- a CDS encoding SAM-dependent methyltransferase, which translates into the protein MDHLAKQSNALNSEASLRSGSLSASLSNQDHQQYRQLIFSILTHLTDSQLTIVEGKHRRIFGEDNAPLKGQITIHDSSFFKDMIFNGSIGAAEAYIDAKWSSPNLTALIQIMARNQTQLDQIESKTRWISSIKNWWLRRQNLNSETGSKRNILAHYDIGNELYQRFLDPSMLYSSAIYSQETADLAAAQQYKMQLICQRLELQPTDSVIEIGTGWGGLAIYMAQHIGCHVTTTTISDAQFDYAQQQVKQWGLEDKITLLKQDYRLLEGQYDKLVSIEMIEAVGHEYLPTFFTQCSQLLKPSGKMLLQSITIADSRYHQYRQNVDFIQKYIFPGGCLPSIAEMSKHIATSTDMVVDEIQDIGLHYARTLNDWNQAFQSSWSELEQLGYKQEFKRLWQFYLCYCEGAFMERVISTHHVMARKPRYMSPNDASILDY